The Agaribacterium sp. ZY112 genome includes the window AGCCTCACTAAATTAAAAAGCGAACCTATTTGGTTCGCTTTTTTTATGTCTGCTTTTTAAGCGGTAGCAGTGCAGATAGGAACAAAGAGCTTAAAATAGGGGCTTTGTTAACGTGCGTTAATGTTATTTAAAGTCTTTATACCATTTAACAAACTTTTCTATTCCATCATAAATATCCACGGCTGGCTGATGGCCTGTTGCTGCTATAAGCGAATCAATATCGGCATAGGTGCGTTTTACGTCACCAGGCTGCATGGGAAGCATAATTTTTTCTGCTTTTTTACCACATGCTTGTTCAATGGCATCGATAAATGTTGCCAGTTCAATGGGGTTGTTATTACCGATGTTGTAAACGCGATAAGGTGCCGTGCTGCTCGATGGATCGGTTAATGGGTTGCTTGAATCTGTTTCGGGTATGACATTTTGAATACGTATAATGCCTTCAACAATATCGTCGATATACGTAAAGTCACGTTGCATTTTACCTTCGTTAAATACCTTGATGGGCTTGTTATTTAAGATCGCCTCGGTAAATAACCATGGCGCCATATCTGGGCGGCCTGCTGGGCCGTAAACCGTAAAAAAGCGTAGGCCTGTGGTTGGTATTTTATAAAGGTTGGAATACGAATGGGCCATTAACTCATTCGATTTCTTAGTTGCTGCATAAAGGGAGACTGGGTGGTCAACAGCATCGGATTCGCTAAATGGAATCTTTGGGTTCATGCCGTAAACCGAGCTTGAACTTGCGTAAACTAAGTGCTCGACATCGTTGTGTCGGCAACCTTCTAAAATGCACATAGTGCCGACAAGGTTACTGTCGACGTATTCAAAAGGTGCTTCGATAGAATAGCGTACACCGGCCTGCGCACCTAAGTGAATCACTCGTTGAAACTTTTCCTTTTTGAACAGTTCCGCAACGGCGTCGCGATCAGCCAAGTCTAGACGGGCTTCAGTAAAGCCCTGTTGTCCAAGTAGCTTTTCGAGTCTGTATTGCTTAAGGCGAGGAATGTAATAGCTGTTCAGGTTGTCTAGGCCAATCACTTCGTGGCCTTCATCTAATAGGCGTTGACAAGTGGCCGCGCCAATAAAACCGGCCGCACCGGTAACTAGGTATTTCATTCTGTGGTATTCACTTTAATCGCTGGGTGATGTGCTTAGGGCTATTGTCCCCATTGCCTTTGCACGCATTTTATCAGGAAAGTGGTTGGAAGGGGCGGGGCTGCTGCAATTACTCTGTTTTGTAGTTTCTGCTAAAATCTTGCTTTTTATTGCCCTCCGTTTTTTGAGGGCTGATACTGGGGAAATATAAAACCATGTTAAAAAGCTCTGAAGTACTGGCTCAAAGTGCCGTTAAATTTGGCACCAGTGGTGCGCGTGGTTTGGTTGAAGATTTTAGTGTGGATGTGTGTGCGGCCTTTACCCATGCATTTCTTGCATCTATGAAGGCTAGTTTTAGCTTTGATAGTGTTGCAATAGCGATTGATAATCGCCCAAGTAGCTATGCCATGGCTCAAGCGATAAGTGCTGCTTTGTCTCAGGCGGGTATTCGCACTTTGTATTACGGTGTGGTGCCAACACCAGCCTTAGCTTTTATTGCTATGCAGCAAGATTTACCGGCGATTATGGTGACGGGAAGCCACATTCCTTTTGATCGTAATGGCCTCAAGTTTTACCGCCCTGATGGTGAGATTTCTAAAGACGATGAGCATATTATTGTCTCTGCGCAGGCAGAGTTTGCCTCTCTTCAAGGGCAAAACTTAGCAGAACTTAAACTCGATAAGGCCGCCCTTGAGCTGTATACGAAGCGTTATAGTGACTTATTTGCAGAGGATTTTCTCAGCGGCCTTAAGATCGGTATTTATGAGCACAGTAGTGCTGGGCGTGATATTTACGCCAAGCTGTTTAGCAAGCTGGGGGCCGACGTTGTCTCTCTAGGTCGCAGTGATGAGTTTGTCCCAATTGATACCGAAGCTGTTGCGCAAGACGATATTCTTAGGGCCAAGGCGTGGTCTACTGAATATGGCTTTGATTTTATTTTCTCTACCGATGGCGATGGTGATAGACCCTTAGTCGCCGACGAAAAAGGGGAGTGGTTACGTGGTGATGTACTGGGTTTGTTGTGTGCCAAAGCGCTCGGTGTTGAAGCCTTGGCGGTGCCTGTTAGCTGCAATACGGCCATTGAGCAGTCTGCTGTTTTTAAACATGTTGAGCGTTGTAAAATTGGTTCACCTTATGTGATTGCTGAATTTGCAAGTTTGAATAG containing:
- a CDS encoding NAD-dependent epimerase; this encodes MKYLVTGAAGFIGAATCQRLLDEGHEVIGLDNLNSYYIPRLKQYRLEKLLGQQGFTEARLDLADRDAVAELFKKEKFQRVIHLGAQAGVRYSIEAPFEYVDSNLVGTMCILEGCRHNDVEHLVYASSSSVYGMNPKIPFSESDAVDHPVSLYAATKKSNELMAHSYSNLYKIPTTGLRFFTVYGPAGRPDMAPWLFTEAILNNKPIKVFNEGKMQRDFTYIDDIVEGIIRIQNVIPETDSSNPLTDPSSSTAPYRVYNIGNNNPIELATFIDAIEQACGKKAEKIMLPMQPGDVKRTYADIDSLIAATGHQPAVDIYDGIEKFVKWYKDFK
- a CDS encoding phosphomannomutase, producing the protein MLKSSEVLAQSAVKFGTSGARGLVEDFSVDVCAAFTHAFLASMKASFSFDSVAIAIDNRPSSYAMAQAISAALSQAGIRTLYYGVVPTPALAFIAMQQDLPAIMVTGSHIPFDRNGLKFYRPDGEISKDDEHIIVSAQAEFASLQGQNLAELKLDKAALELYTKRYSDLFAEDFLSGLKIGIYEHSSAGRDIYAKLFSKLGADVVSLGRSDEFVPIDTEAVAQDDILRAKAWSTEYGFDFIFSTDGDGDRPLVADEKGEWLRGDVLGLLCAKALGVEALAVPVSCNTAIEQSAVFKHVERCKIGSPYVIAEFASLNSRYASVAGFEANGGFLLGSNLKLDGKSLDALPTRDAILPALMLLSASIKAGQPISALVAQLPQRFTYSDRIKAFPTELSRSIIEKATADPVWLCQQLNLQSAIRSVDTTDGLRLSFESATVVHFRPSGNAPELRCYAEADTAAEAKTLVDSCLAVLASQAP